One Kushneria konosiri genomic window, CGCTGGTCTGTATCTCGCTGGTGAGCTGATGCTGCTGCAGCGCCATTGAAGCATTTACCATGCCATTTACGCTCACATCCATAAGCCTTCTCCTGCGTCGAGTGGATTACCGCTGCTCAAGCAGCGGATGGCGCCTCAGCCAACGATGGCTTCGGCAGCCTCGGGGGAGAGTGTCTCGATAATCACGCACTCTGCCGCCTCGGGCACAAGACCGGTAATTCTGACCCGGTAGTAATAGTGGACATCGTTGCCGCTGCCCCTGTTTTCTGCCACGACACTCGACATCATGTGGCACTCATCGCCGGGATGAAGATCCGGCGGCATTAATTCGATGGGAATCCATGCTTTTGTTCCGGTCGCCAGCATAGATCGCTCCTGCTCGTGGCCTTGTCAGGCAGCACCGGCTGCCCGTATGGCTCTCTTATCGGCACCGTTTGCCACCGCTTTAGTTCGGCGTGAGAACTGGCATCAGACACGGATCATCTCGTGGTGGTGGTGTCCTCAGGCGACTCGACAGCAAGTATCTCGCACAGGGCTTCCGTAGGACCGACCTCTCTTACCAGCAGTGCACAGCTCACCTGTACGCCCGTCTCGCGCACAAGGCGCCAATGAAACAGTGTGCCAATGTCGGCATTGTCGGGCAGTTCTTCGAGTGCCACGACCAGTTCATCGCCTGTCGTCATCATGTCCTTCCGTTGTAAAAAAAGATTCGGGCAAAAATAAACTGTACGCATATACAGTTTTGACTTGTTCTGTTTGTCGTTTGGCGCAATAATTATCCATAAGGGATAATTATTGCCCTAAGTGGATGCGTCACACCAACATGTTCGAACAGGAGGTATTCATGTGGAACGTGCTCTGGGGGTTCTTCGGCAGAATTCCTGCCCGAGTGCTGATTGCGCTGGTGGCCATCGTGCTTTTGCTCGGCGGTCTATGGGGCTTTACCTATCGACTGGACCAGTGGCGGCAGGCGCTCTCCAGTGCTCAGGAAGATGCTCGCAGTGCTCATGAGCTTGCGCAGCGCCAGCAGCTGGTGGCGCGTGCCTGGCAGGCTCATGCCGAGCATCTGGCCGAGGTAGGGGCTCGCCGCGAACAGCAGCTCGAGGCCAATCAAAAGGCCCTGGCCGGTAAACGACAACAGCTGGAAAGGATAATCAATGATGACCAGACATCAAAGAAATGGGCTGATCACGCTGTGCCTGACGGGATACATCAATGGCTGCGCCAGCTCGCCGCCTCAGACAACGCCGGTGATGGTGCCACCGCCCCCCATGCCCCGTTACCTGACCCAGCCCCTGCCGGCACCGCAGGGCATCGACAATATCCGCACCAATCAGGATCTCGTCTCGTTGCTGACGGACTACGAACAGCTGCGACGGCGAATGAACACTGATCGGGAAAGTGTTCGCAGGCTATGGGAGAACATGGCGCTGTCGGTGAGCGATGAATCGCTCACTGAAGATGAGGAGTTCGATGGGCAAAATGCGGAGAGTGGGCAGAGCCAGGCGGAATGAGTAGAAGATATTCAGAACAGCATCGACGTCATCGCCCGGGCGATGACGTCGCATGAGATCATCCGTCGACGCGGCCGACCATCAGAAACTCCAATAGCGCCTTTTGAGCATGGAGTCGATTACCCGCTTCCTGCCAGACGAAGGCGCGCGGGTCATCCAGTAGCGTTTCGCTGACCTCTTCACCGCGGTGGGCGGGCAGGCAATGGAGGAACATGACGTCATCATCGGCGGCGTCGAGCATGGCCTCGTTGACCTGAAAGCCGCTGAAAGCCTTCATGCGCGCAGCCTGTTCTTCTTCCTGGCCCATGGAAGCCCAGACATCGGTGGTGATCAGGTGGGCGTCTTTTACTGCCGCTTGCGGATCACGATAGATTTCGACGCGTGAACCGGCCGCTTCAAGAATGTCCTGATCGGGTTCGAATCCTTCAGGGCAGGCAATGCGCAGATGGAAGTCAAACTGTCGTGCGGCGTTGATCCAGGAGTGACACATGTTATTGCCATCGCCCACCCACACGGCCGTCTTGCCCTTGACCGGCCCGCGACATTCGATCCAGGTCTGCATGTCGGCCAGCAGCTGGCAGGGATGATAGTCATCGGAAAGCGCGTTGATGACCGGAATCGAGCTGGCATCGGCAAATGATTCGATGCTTTCGTGCGAAAAGGTACGAATCATGACTGCATCGACCATTTCGGAAAGGACGCGAGCAGTATCACCGACCGGTTCACCGCGACCGAGCTGGCTGTCACGCGGCGACAAAAACAGCGCATGGCCGCCAAACTGGGTCATGCCGGTTTCAAAGGAGACGCGGGTTCGGGTGGAGGACTTTTCGAAAATCATGGCCAGCGTTCGATTTTTCAAGGGCGTATAAACGGGGCCATTTTCGGCCAGCTCGCGCTTGATGGTGATCGAACGATCAATGAGATAGGCCAGTTCCTGAGGTGACAGATCCATCAGGGTAAGAAAGTGGCGAAGGGCCATGTCTCGATGCTCCTGTGTGGGCATAACGTTACGGTGATTGAAACGTCGCAGAGCGTCACACCGGGCATGACGCTCGAAGATGAGCATGCCTTGATGCCGCGCCCTGTTGAAAAAACCAATGAAAAAGCGCCGCACGATAGCTGGCGGCGCTTTGGAATCTTGCCATGGTCGATGGCGCAATGCGGGCCTTGCTGCTCGACATCGACCCCGTTCATCCTAACCAGAGCCTTTTTGGCGCGCAACTTCCTGTATGGCAATGCCTTGATCCGGGCTGATTTAGCCCCCATGTCGGCGTACACTGAGGCCAGACATTCATGGGCGCTTGAAGCCCCCTCCTGGAGACCGGATATGAGCGAGACACTCGACACCATCAAGCAGCAGATCAGCGAAAACAGCATTCTGCTTTACATGAAGGGTTCACCGCAGATGCCGCAGTGCGGATTTTCCGCGCAGGCCGTACAGGCGCTGATGGGCTGTGGCGAGCGCTTTGCCTTCGTCAACATTCTGGACAACCCGGACATTCGTGCCGAGCTGCCCAAATACGCCAACTGGCCGACCTTCCCGCAGCTGTGGATCAACGGCGAGCTGGTCGGTGGCTGTGACATCATCGTTGAGATGTATCAAAACGGCGAGCTGGCCCCGATGATCAAGGAAGCGGCTGCCAATGCCGCGCCGCAGGAAGGCGACAACGCCTGATTCGGTCAGTGGTTGATATGAAAAACCCGCCTCCATGGAGGCGGGTTTTTTAATGTTGGCATTCGAGGGGCGGGGTCAGTCGCCGTCCATACTCTGCTCACGCAGCGCCAGATCCCAGCCGCCCAGATCCTTGAAGCGATTGACGATGGCACAGAAAAGCTCGGCGGTGCGCTCGGTGTCATAGCGTGCTGAATGCGCTTCCTGACTGTCGAACGCAATGCCCGCAGCGCGACAGGCGCGTGCCAGTACGGTCTGCCCGTAGACCAGCCCCGAAAGCGTTGCGGTGTCAAAGCTCGAGAAGGGGTGGAAGGGGTTGCGCTTGATACCGGCGCGTTCAACGGCAGCATTGAGAAAACCGTGATCAAAGGCAGCGTTGTGACCGACCAGGATGGCGCGATTGCACTGGTGAGACTTGATCGCCTTGCGCACCGGTTTAAAAATCTCCTCGAGCGCTTCCTTTTCCTTGAGTGCTGCGTTCTGGCGCAGCGGGCTGTCCAGGCGAATGCCGGTAAAATCGAGCGCCGACTGTTCGACATTGGCACCCTCAAAGGGCTCGATATGAAACGAGAAGGTCTCATCCGGGAGCAAATGCCCCTGTTCGTCCATGGTCAGCGTGACGGCTGCAATTTCAAGCAGCGCATCGGTGCGGGCGTTGAAGCCGCCGGTTTCCAGATCGACCACGACGGGCAAAAAGCCTCGAAAGCGACCGGACATGAGTTTCGGGACAATATCGTTCATCGTCGAGTTCTCCTGTCGCAGGCAGCAGAAAACGCCATGGGAATCAGGAACGCGTATAACCGGGCGGAGCCCGCAGAGTTGGTGACCGGCACAGGAAGCCTTCTGGTCGAAAGATGGATTCGGTTTGCAGGGTCGCAGTGTAGCATTGTGCTTGCTGTCAATCCCATCCATCACACGCAACGCGGTGTTCGCCGCGATCCGGTGACGATATACTCACGATACACACAAAGCATGACTACGCCTTAAGGAGCCGGTATGTCCGATGTAAAAAAGGTTGTCCTGGCCTATTCCGGGGGACTCGATACCTCCGTGATCGTCCAGTGGCTCAAGGATACCTACGACTGTGAGGTCGTGACCTTCACGGCTGACCTGGGTCAGGGAGAAGAGGTTGAGCCGGCACGTGCCAAGGCACAGGCGCTGGGTGTGAAGGAAATTTACATCGAAGATTTGCGCGAAACCTTCGTGCGTGACTATGTGTTCCCGATGTTTCGTGCCAATACCATCTATGAAGGCGAGTACCTGCTGGGCACCTCGATCGCCCGTCCGCTGATCGCTCGTCGCCTGATCGAAATCGCCAATGAAACCGGTGCGGATGCCATCGCACACGGCGCCACCGGCAAGGGCAACGATCAGGTGCGATTCGAGCTGGGTGCCTACGCGCTCAAGCCCGGTGTGAGGGTCATCGCGCCGTGGCGCGAGTGGGACCTCAACTCCCGTGAAAAGCTGATGAACTATTGCGAAGAGCGCAACATTCCGGTCGATTTCGCCAAGAACAAGAAGAAATCTCCCTATTCGATGGACGCCAACCTTTTGCACATCTCCTATGAAGGCGGCGTGCTGGAAGACCCCTGGACCGAAGCCGAAGAAGAGATGTGGCGCTGGAGTGTCAGCCCCGAAGCCGCACCGGATCAGGCCACCTACATTGACCTGACCTTCGAGCGTGGCGATATCGTCGCCATCGATGGAAAGGCCATGAAGCCGCACGACGTGCTCTCGCATCTCAACAAGGTTGGTGGCGAGAACGGCGTCGGGCGTCTGGACATCGTTGAAAATCGCTATGTGGGCATGAAGTCCCGTGGCTGCTATGAAACGCCTGGCGGCACCATCATGCTGCGCGCGCACCGCGCGATCGAGTCGATCACGCTGGATCGAGAATCCGCGCACCTGAAAGATGA contains:
- a CDS encoding argininosuccinate synthase gives rise to the protein MSDVKKVVLAYSGGLDTSVIVQWLKDTYDCEVVTFTADLGQGEEVEPARAKAQALGVKEIYIEDLRETFVRDYVFPMFRANTIYEGEYLLGTSIARPLIARRLIEIANETGADAIAHGATGKGNDQVRFELGAYALKPGVRVIAPWREWDLNSREKLMNYCEERNIPVDFAKNKKKSPYSMDANLLHISYEGGVLEDPWTEAEEEMWRWSVSPEAAPDQATYIDLTFERGDIVAIDGKAMKPHDVLSHLNKVGGENGVGRLDIVENRYVGMKSRGCYETPGGTIMLRAHRAIESITLDRESAHLKDELMPKYAELIYNGYWWSPERKMLQAAIDQSQGCVNGVVRLKLYKGNVIVVGRESEDSLFDASIATFEDDAGAYDQKDAEGFIKLNALRLRIAAKRGRLDD
- the rnt gene encoding ribonuclease T, with translation MNDIVPKLMSGRFRGFLPVVVDLETGGFNARTDALLEIAAVTLTMDEQGHLLPDETFSFHIEPFEGANVEQSALDFTGIRLDSPLRQNAALKEKEALEEIFKPVRKAIKSHQCNRAILVGHNAAFDHGFLNAAVERAGIKRNPFHPFSSFDTATLSGLVYGQTVLARACRAAGIAFDSQEAHSARYDTERTAELFCAIVNRFKDLGGWDLALREQSMDGD
- the argF gene encoding ornithine carbamoyltransferase, which encodes MALRHFLTLMDLSPQELAYLIDRSITIKRELAENGPVYTPLKNRTLAMIFEKSSTRTRVSFETGMTQFGGHALFLSPRDSQLGRGEPVGDTARVLSEMVDAVMIRTFSHESIESFADASSIPVINALSDDYHPCQLLADMQTWIECRGPVKGKTAVWVGDGNNMCHSWINAARQFDFHLRIACPEGFEPDQDILEAAGSRVEIYRDPQAAVKDAHLITTDVWASMGQEEEQAARMKAFSGFQVNEAMLDAADDDVMFLHCLPAHRGEEVSETLLDDPRAFVWQEAGNRLHAQKALLEFLMVGRVDG
- the grxD gene encoding Grx4 family monothiol glutaredoxin, whose translation is MSETLDTIKQQISENSILLYMKGSPQMPQCGFSAQAVQALMGCGERFAFVNILDNPDIRAELPKYANWPTFPQLWINGELVGGCDIIVEMYQNGELAPMIKEAAANAAPQEGDNA